CGTAGCAGATCGCTACCTGCCCCTATCGCTATCAAACCGTTGGGTTATGTTCGTAGTCGGCACCTGCCTGTTTACCATGCATCACGCCAGATCGGCAATGCGCCACCGCGACTGATCAGGGCTGCACCAAGACCCCAACTGGCAATCGCATAACCTGCCAGCATTCCTGCCAGCGGGCTAACAAGGCTTATGATCACCAATGGCACGATTATGATCAATGCGCCTGATACCGTCGCTAACGGCGGACGCAAGGCCACTGCAGGTGGCCAGGTTGCAGCAATTGCCCGCGCAATACCGGTAAAGCCGACAACATAGGGCAGGTGCAAAAGCACGACCAGCGGAACAACGAGCAGCAGTCCCACCAGACTCAGGGTCAGCAGGCCAAGCAGGAATGGCATTGCCAGCAGGATCAGAACAGTGGAGAGTAATCCAACCAGCGCACTCCGCAGGGGCGCTGCGCGGAGGGCGCGACCGATCCCGGCGGTACGGCGGGGCCAGATCAACGTCACCGCAGTACTCAGCAACAAGACAACAAAACCGGTAATAAGCGCATTGCTGCCCGGCGGTAGCCAGCGCCGCCCCGATGCCTGTCCACTGAGCACATTGACCAGCGACGCGACCAGTGCGGCCCCAGCCAGAGGTTCAATACCGATCACTGCACCTTGCAAGGTAACCGGGTTAGCAATCGTAATACCACCTGCAATTGCCAGGACATTCCCTTCTACGACTGCGCCCGCGTCAAGCTCAATTGCGCCGGTATAACTCACCACATCACCGCGCACAATCCCGTACACGGTAATCGAGCCGGCCCAACTTGTCACATCACCATCAACCTCGCCCAGCACAATCACCGGTTGATCGAAGGTTGACAGGTCACCGCTGTAACGTTCGCCGGCAGCAACGACCACCGGTGCAGGTGAGGAGTGCGTGCCTGT
This genomic window from Chloroflexus aurantiacus J-10-fl contains:
- a CDS encoding bactofilin family protein, coding for MWQRWLLLGLLLFLVPWVPLFTGTHSSPAPVVVAAGERYSGDLSTFDQPVIVLGEVDGDVTSWAGSITVYGIVRGDVVSYTGAIELDAGAVVEGNVLAIAGGITIANPVTLQGAVIGIEPLAGAALVASLVNVLSGQASGRRWLPPGSNALITGFVVLLLSTAVTLIWPRRTAGIGRALRAAPLRSALVGLLSTVLILLAMPFLLGLLTLSLVGLLLVVPLVVLLHLPYVVGFTGIARAIAATWPPAVALRPPLATVSGALIIIVPLVIISLVSPLAGMLAGYAIASWGLGAALISRGGALPIWRDAW